The region ACCCATGCTCTGCACAcaatgtaagtgattacagtgcagttacatccagtgacttacatggGGCATATTCTCTAAATAGAGTtgctctcttttctttcttttctctgtGAAAGATATTAACTAGAAGCAGCAGTATCTTCAGATCAAGGCAGCTTTATTTCTTGTGCAAGGAGACAAATGGTACAAATCTAGTGAACCATCACAGAGTTGTCTGATAATACCATACAAATACAACTTTTTTACAGGTCTCTTGCTTGTCCTTGTACTGTTGATAATAACAGTGTTGAAATCTAACAGTTGAGTTGTCTAACCTGAAACACCTGGCATGGATATATATCTTTACGTAAGTTATTGCTCTTACTGTAGTActgcagtacaatatacacattttTCTAAAATTCTCCATCCTGTCTGCGCCATCTTGAGGACTTCTCCGAGCCATGGCTTGTCTTCGTGGAATCTGctagacagacattttaggctccttactttcacaccatcctcatctctttacaaatgCCACATGTATATTGGCAGCATTGTGCCCTCAAATAGTGGGTAGGCCCCACTCTGTTCCCTCCATATCATATTAGGATCCCTtcatgtccccatatagtattaggcccctccaTGCAGCCCTCATATAGTGTTAGGCCTCATATAGAAGATAGCCCCCATATAGAAGATAGCCCCTCTGTGAAGCTCTGATATAGTATTAGTTTCCTCTGTGCAGGCTGATATAGAAtatagcccccatatagaatatagaccccatatagaatatagcccccatatagtagatagcccTTCTGTGAAGCTCTGAGTCTAGTAGTAGACTACTCTGTGCAGCAACATACAGTAAATATCCACCTGTGTGCATCCTCTATTTAGTAATAGGCCTGTCTGTGCAGCCCATATCTatcagatggccccctctgtgcacccccatagtagatgcccccttccgTACAGCACCCATATAGTACTTAGCACCCTCTCTTCAGCCTTCTACAGCAATAGCCATCATGtcaacccccatatagtaaatggccccctctgtAAAGTCTCCATATACTaggtagccccctctgtgcagtcttcaTATAGTAGGTGTCTTCCTCTCTGCATTCTCTATAAAGTAGATGTCCCCCTTTGTGCATCCCTCTATAGTAGATGGGAATTCTGTACattctccatatagtagatgacaacctctgtgtagtccccatatATACTAGGCAACCCCTTTGTAAAGTCCCcacatagtagatggccctctctgttcagtccccatatagtatgtggcccccctctgtgcattttCCATATAGTAGGTAGCCCCTTCTGTACACTCTCCATATAGTAGGTAGCCCCTTCTGTACAGTCCCTAAATAGTAGGTAGCcccttctgtgcagtccccaaaTAGTAGGTGACCCTCTCTGTGCAGTCTCTATATAGTAGATAGTCCCTCTCTGTGCATATCAATTTAGTAGAAGATCCCCTCTGTGCAGTTCTCATATATACCAGGTGGCCCCCTCTCTGCACTTCCCATAtagaatgtgcccccccccccactctgtcCAGCTgccatatagtagatgaccccgtCCGTACAGGCTCCTTGTAGTAGGTGCCCCCTTCTCAGCAGTCCCCCTTTGTGTAGTTCCTATACAGTATGTAACTCCCTGTGCagtatagtagatgcccccctctatacagcccctctaTAGTTAAAACCCCCATGTGCagctccatatagtagatgaccccctttTTTTATATCCCCCTTCAAGTAATATCTCactctgtgctgtccccatatagtaggtgtcctcctctgtgcatgTGCTGAAGTAGAGCATCCCCACTGTGCAAACCCTCTggttgcagccccccccctctgtgcagtcccttaAAATAGGTGGTCCTTCTCTGTGTAGTCTCTtaaaatagatggcccccctctttgtaGACCCCTAGAGTAACAGCCCCTTATGCATAAACTTAGGTGCAGAAATTCACCTAACACATGCTCCACAGCTGATACTGCTCttctgtttttctctcctctcttccaGCATAGGCAGTCCTCACCTGTCAGCGCTTAGTCAATTGTGCGTACGTCTTAAAGGCATACACACAACTAAATGGTGCACTCGGCCAGGAATCTGGGACAggtgtcctggattcctgggGTGACACTGCAGCAGAGCTCCACAGCTGTCAAGGCCCAAAAGAGGATCTTCCGGTCCGACACTGTtaacaacatacaaaaaaattcAATAGATAAAGGATTTTAGAAGAACAATGGGCCAATATTCACATCTCAGATCCAATTCTATGTTTCAAAATATGGTCAATAGTTCTCTTGATCTGCTCGGTCCTCAGACAGTATATAAGAGGGTTGGCTAAATGTGGCAAATACGAGTGCAGAAAGATGAGCAAGACGCTGAGATCTGGAGAAAGGACCAGTCGGGCGTAATTAGCGATATACACGAATACCCGAGGGAAGTAGAACAAGGTCAGGACAATCCAGTGTGATGTGCATGTAGAGAGAGCCTTCATCCAACCCTTAGAGTGGTTTAGTGAGATGATGGACAGGATGATCACTGCATAGGACAATATGATGAAAGCCAGTGGCACCAAAAGAGTAACCAAAGCCAAGGTCAAAAGGGTTTCTCGAGTGGCAATAACATCACCACAGGCCAAACGTATGAAGGTTGAGCTGTTGCAGAAGAAGCTAAGAATTTTATTAGGACCACAGAAGGGATGCTTCAAAAGGAGAAGGTTCGTAAGTGTAAGCAAAGCAACAAGAAGCCAGAACATCCCACCGGCGACCATGGTGGCTCTGTGGGTGACTATGGATGAGTACCTCAATGGTTTACAAATTGCAACATAGCGATCAAAAGCCATCAACATGAGGATAAACGGGTCTACTCCAGCCAAGAAGTGGACAAAATATAGCTGGGTGAAGCATTCAAAGAACGATATTCTTCCACCATCGAACCAGTACTTGGCAATAAATTTGGGTAAGGTCACTGTGTCGAAGAAGAGGTTGGAG is a window of Dendropsophus ebraccatus isolate aDenEbr1 chromosome 5, aDenEbr1.pat, whole genome shotgun sequence DNA encoding:
- the LOC138793372 gene encoding olfactory receptor 10G8-like, whose product is MANNSGEFYFELTGFPGIPARFGILFSFTMFIVYNITLVSNGSVMVLIIMKEKLHEPLYIMIANLAFSNLFFDTVTLPKFIAKYWFDGGRISFFECFTQLYFVHFLAGVDPFILMLMAFDRYVAICKPLRYSSIVTHRATMVAGGMFWLLVALLTLTNLLLLKHPFCGPNKILSFFCNSSTFIRLACGDVIATRETLLTLALVTLLVPLAFIILSYAVIILSIISLNHSKGWMKALSTCTSHWIVLTLFYFPRVFVYIANYARLVLSPDLSVLLIFLHSYLPHLANPLIYCLRTEQIKRTIDHILKHRIGSEM